Within the Iamia sp. SCSIO 61187 genome, the region AGGTCGCCGCTGCCGCCCAGCGTGTCGCCGCTCTCCACCACGCCACCGCCGATCGCACCTACGAGGGCCCCGACGGTCAGCTCACCATGCGTCCCGGCGCTCTCCAGCTCGTCTTCTGCGACGTGTCCACGCCCGCAGCGGCAGGGTGGAACGCCTACGACGACCTACGAGCCCAGCTCGTGCGGCGCGGCGTGCCGGCCGACACGATCCGCTTCATCCAGGAGGCCAAGTCCGACGATGCCAAGGCGGCCCTCTTCGCTGCGTGTCGGGATGGCTCGGTCTCGGTGCTCGTCGGTTCCACGGAGACGATGGGCGTCGGTACCAACGTCCAGAACCGCGTCGTGGCCGTCCACCACCTCGACGCACCGTGGCGGCCGGCAGACGTCGAGCAACGAGACGGCCGGGGAGTCCGGCAGGGCAACCAGAACCCGGAGATCCACATCACCCGCTACGTCACCGAGCGCTCGTTCGACACCTACCTGTGGCACACCCTCGAACGGAAGGCAGCGTTCATCGGCCAGGTGACTCGCGGCGACCTCGGCGAGAGGGAGGTTGAGGACATCGGCGACCAGACCCTCTCGTTCCAAGAGGTCAAGGCCCTCGCCACCGGCGACCCGCTCATCCTGGAGAAGGCCAAGGTCGACTCCGAGGTGGCACGGCTCACGCGGCTGGAACGGGCCCACCACGACGACCAGCGGAACCTCCGCCGCACCCACGACTCGGCCACGGCGAGGGCCGATCACCTCGACGGGCGCATCGCAGACCTGGAGGCCGCCGTCGCTCGCCTCGAAAACACCCGGGGCGACCGCTTCGCCATGACTGTCGACGGTCACGTCCACCGGGAGCGACCTGACGCTGGCGAGCACGTGCACCGCCTCGTGGCCGATCGGCTGGTCCCGGGCGCGTCGCCTTCCGACGAACGGATTGATTGGCCTGTGGGCCACCTCGGAGGGCACGAGGTGCGAGGCCGCCGCCTCGCCTACGGCGCCGATGCCGAGGTGCGACTGTCCGTGCCCGGCACCCCTGTCGACCTCGTGTACCTGGTGTCCGAATGGCGCGACGTCGACCCGGCATCCGTCGTCGGCCGCCTCGAGCGGCAGCTCCAGCGTCTGCCCGCCGAGCTCGACCGGCTCAGGGCCGATCGAGAAGGCGCACGCTCCGAAGCAACGCGAGCATGGGAGCGGCTCGGCCGCACCTGGGACCAGGCCGACGAGCTGACGGCCCTGCGTCGACGCCAGCAGGAGATCACCGAGGCCATGTTGCCCGAGGGTCCCGCCGACCCGTCTCCCGAGCGCAGTCGCGCCGGTGCATCGATCGGTGCACCTGGGCTCGGATGAGTCGGTCGGAAAGGGGTGCCGTTCGCTGTCGTAGCGCGTCGGTACGGTCACGCTCATGGCCGAGGACAATCCCCTTCGATCGCCCCTGCCGGCCGACGCCCTTGTGGTGATCGACTTCGTCCATGCCTTCCTGCGAGACAAGGGTCGATGGCCGATCGGCGACTACGTGGCTGGGAGCCTTGGAAGGCGAATCGATCTGGATGAGTTGGTTCGGAGCCTGCCGATGCTGGGGACGGCCCGCTACGGGCCGATCCTTCAATCAGGCGGGGGATTCGTCGACCTGGCCGAGCCGCTGAAGGTGACCATCGCCGGCCTCGCTCAGATCCCCGGTGCCAGCGGCACCGTCGCCTCCGTCCTCGGCCTCATCGTGGACTTGGCGGAGCGCTACGTGGCCTTGCCGCCAGATCCCAATCGGCCGGTCGAGATGCACCAGAGCTGGAGCGATCTGTCCGAGGTGGTCCACAAACGGACTGGTGGTGACAGCAAGCTTGACGTCGACATCGCCCTCGCCGTGTTTGCGTGCGAACCACCGGGCTGGGGCTCCTATCGCCTCGGCGACAAACCTGCCGACATCACCTGGGAGGTGTCCAGGAGCCTCGCCTGGTACGCGGGTCTCAAGTCGGTCGAGGACTACCTCGACTTGATCACGCGTCGTCTCGGCTGGGCTCCGGGCACCGCGCTTCGCGCGCCTGCGGTTGGGCCGTCGTCGTCGGCGACGCCCCCGCTCGGCATCGACCCGGGGGTGTGGCGCGAGGTAGGACCGGCGGTGACCGGGGAGCGGTGGGGCGAAGTCATCCGGTCCGCCGGCCTCTACTTGGAAGAGGTCGTGCGTGCCGCGAGCGGGCTCCCGACAACCCTCAATCCGAAGGACCTCATGGGAAGGGCGTTCGGGTCCAACGGGTCGTTGCAACTGGGCAACCCTGACCACGCGAACGAGGCGATCGGATGGCGGGAGCTCGCGCAGGGCTTCATCGCTGCCGTGCGCAACCCCGGCACGCACGTTGCCGCCGGAGGCATCGTCGAGCGGGCCAACGGAGCGATGGCCATCGTCTCGATGCTCGTCAGCGAGATCCGCAAGCTGCGGCCCGACATCTTCGACGACGACGGAATTCTGCGCGGCGAGACATCGCGGTCGTAGCGGCGCGGCCGGCGCGAGAACACGCCGGCCCTGACGGGCGGGCCCCCGTACGCTCCCAGCGATGGGCCTGATAGCCGTGAGCAAACCGGGAACCGTTCCGTCGCCCGCCGCTGTCGCGGGCTGGGAGGAGGCCATGGCCGTTGCCCCCGCCGACTACTTCGACTCCACGATCGAGATGCTTCCGCAGGCCCCGCATCGGGGGCGGTGCCGGATCTGTGGCCGCGACGCTGATTTGACCCGAGAGCACATCCCCCCACAGGCCGTGGGGAACAAGGGACAGTACCGGTCCTTCACCTTCGACGACTGGCTGAACAGGGCCGAAGGCGGGTTGGACCTCGTCGGAGGTGACTCTGGGCAGGGGGGCGTATGGGGCTACACGTTGTGCAAGCCCTGCAACGAGTTGACCGGGCAGCGATACGGCACCGAGTACAAGGCCTGGGCGGCTCGGGCCGCCCAGCTGCTCGGAGAGCTCCCGTCGCCGATCGAGCAGGACCGCAACCCGGAACCCTTCGGCATCGAGTTCAGGCTCGGCGGTGCCGACGATGGAGGAGTCGCGCCGGGGGACTTCATCCGCCAGGTCCTCTCCATGATGTGCAGCCTCAGCGGAGGATGGGATCTGGCCGGTCGCCACCCGGAGATCCGCGACATGATCCTCGAGCGGGCCTGCGTCGACCTACCGGGACGCATGGCGATCCATCTCGCACTCTGCTGGGGACCCCGAACCAGGATGGTGGGCCCTCAGCTCAAGGTCGACACCGAGACTGGGCGCTGGGCGTGGGTCATGGAGTTGTCCTTTGCGCCTCTCAGCCTGCTGATGGTGCTGGACGCCAATCACGAGGTGACATCGCTCGGGGTGGACATCTCGCCCTTCACACTGGTGCCGCCGAAGGCGAGGAAGGCGTTCGAGACCGAGGGCGCAGTCGTCGTCGGCTTTACCTGGTCCGTCTACCCCTGGGACTTCCGGTCGTCGGCAGCGCTGGGTTACGAGACACCCGCCCCAGGGTCGGGCCGCAGCGAAGGCGTCGAGGAAACGGTTGAGCGTCCCCGCGTGCCTGTCGAAGCGGGCCGGTTCCTGCTAGAGATCGAAGCTCGGGACCTTGGGAGGCTCGGGCGGGGCGGTCTTGCGGGCGTCGGGTTGTCGACGGGCAGCTGTGGCGAGCCGGTTCGAGCAGTGCGTCTGAGTGAAGGTGTCCAGGCTGCATCGATCTGGGCGCACGGATGCTCGCGGGATGGGCGAGACTGTCGAAGTGCCGACCCAGACTGCGCCGATCAACCCGTCGGTTCTCCAGTGGGCGATCGACGAGGCCGGCGAGTCGATCACGGGACTCGCCGAGCGGCTCAAGGTGCCGACCGAGCGGGTCGAGTCGTGGGTCTCTGGCGACGCTCGCCCCTCCGTGCCTCAGTTGCGACGGATCGCGAAGATCCTGAAGCGCCCCTCTGCTCTCTTCTATCTGGCTGAGCCTCCGGCTCGGGCCGCTCTCCCTACCCGGCTTCGTCACGCTCCCGGCGGGCGAGATCTCACCCCGACAGAGATCGGGGAGATCCGCTGGGCCCGGCGCCTGCAGGAGGCGGCCAGCTGGCTCATCGACCACAACCCGGACGAGCAGCCTGAACCCCTTCCCGCCGCTCAGATGGAGGTCTCGCCGGAGGCTGCCGCTGCCGTGGTACGAGATTTCGTCGGCGTCTCGGTTGAGGAGCAACTCGCTTGGCCGGATCCGGGCACGGCGTACCGCGAGTGGCGTCGAGCTCTGACCGAAAGAGGCGTTCTGGTCTTCCAGTTTGAGCTCGGGCGGGGCGGCCTCAGGGGGTTCTCGACCTTCGACACGCGCGCCCCGATGCTTGCGGTGAATTCGGCCTACAGGCCCGAAGTTCGCATCTATTCGATGATGCATGAACTGGGTCACCTCGTTCTCGGGGAGGAGTCCGCTTGCGTCTCGTTCGTCAACCCGCGGATGCCTAACGCGCCGGCGGTCGAGCGGTGGTGCGAGAGGTTCGCTGCCGCCTTTCTGCTGCCCGCGGAGGCGTTCAAGTCAATGGCGGCAGCCCTCGGGTTGGGCCTCGACACCGACGAGCGGGACGCGTTTTCCTTGATTTCCCGAATCGCTCGCCGTTTCAAGGTCAGCCTGCGGGCCGCCGCCATCCGTGCGGAGGAGACGGGCGTTCGGCCACGCCTATTTGGGGTTGTCGAACAACTGGCGGGGCCCACGCTTGATCTGCCGCCCGAGCCCACCAAGAAGGCTGGCGGCGGCGTGCCTGCAGCCGAGAAGCGGGTGCGGTTCTTCGGGCGTCGCGTGCCCGATCTGTTCATAAGTGGCGTCGATCAGGGTCTCATCACGCAGCGAGAGGCAGGAGGGTACCTACATCTAGCGCCCGCGGGCTTCACCGATCTCGAGCACATGATTCGATCGGGTAGCGACAAGGTGGCCAGGTGAAGGTGCACGTTCTGGACTCCAGCACCATCGTCAATCTGAAGTCCGAGATCCCGGTCGGCAAGCAGTGGGAGTTCTTCAAGCGCCTTGAGGCCAAGGTGGACGCCGGCGAGGTTGCAATAGCCAAGTCGGTGATCCGGGAGGTGTCGGATGTTCAGCATCCGGACATGCCCGGGGCGTGGGCGAGGGGGATGCAGGACCGTATGCAGCATCCACTGGAGCCGGATCCGGCGTCGGTTGCGGCCGTGATGGCGAAGGCACCAGAGGTGGTCGATCAGTCTTCGGACCGAGAAGAGGCGGACCCTGAGGTCATTGGACTGGCTCTGGACATGATCGCCGCTGGTCACGATGTGGTCGTCGTGACTGACGACGCGGTGGACCGGATGCCCATCAAGATCGCGATGACCACGGCGTGCGGTAGGTGCGGTGTGCAGTGCATGAGCACCACCGAGTTCCTCGATCTAATGGCTGCGCCCGAGGATGGCTTAGACGACCCACGGGACAACGAGGGACTCGAAGACGACGCCGGACTCTGACCCTGCCGAGCGAGCCTCAGGGCGGACGTCGTCAAGTACCGGGACTTTGGCAACCAAGGGCGTCACCAAACTTCGGTGGCGGCGGTGGCGGTGGCGGCGAGGTCGCCTCGGACGCTGACGTAGCGGCTGAGGGTGAAGGCGGTGTTGGCGTGGCCGAGCATTGCGCTCACCGCCGGTGCCTCGAGGCCGACGTCGTAGAGCATCCAGCAGGCGGCGACGTGGCGCATGTCGTGGGGGTGCCAGATCGCCGACATCGGTCCCTGCATGGGCCAGCCCGCGGCCTTCGCTGCCCGAGCCCAGAAGCGCTGGACCGTCCGGCGGTTGGCGAAGCCGCCGTCGGTGCCGATGAAGAGGAGGGCGTCGGATGGGCGCTCAGCGCACCAGGCGGCGAGGTCGTCGCAGAGGCTGGCCGGGAAGATCGTCTGCCGGCGCTGCCGATTCTTGGTGGTTTTGATGGCGAAGCCCTTCCGGGACTGCTCGACGGCCCGGACGACGGCGATGCTCCGCTTCGGCGAGAAGGTCAGGTCGCACGGGCGGAGGGCGATGAGCTCACCCCAGCGGAGGCCGCTGCGGTGCTTGAGCCTCATGGCCAGTGCCCAGTCCGGATGACCCTGCTCGGCGAGCGCCGCGAAGAGGGCGGCGCACTGCTCGTCGGTCGGCAGGTCGTCGCGTGGGATGAAGCCGGTTGCCTCGCCCTGGTGCTCGGGCTTCGGCGTGTACTGCACCTTCCACATCGGGTCTGCCTCACGGGGGAGCCACCGGTTCTTGAAGGCGAAGGTGACGAGCGCACGCATCGCGGCACCGAGGTTCTGCACCGTCGCCGGCGCCAGCGAGGCGCGAGCCTGGTCGAGCACCTGATCGGAGTCGGCGGGGGTCCAGGCCCGCAGCGGATGGTCATCGAGCACAGGGCGGACCCAGCAGCGGAGAAGGTACTCCTGACGCTCGGCGTACCGGGTCGACCGGGACCCGAGACTGGCGAGGTAGCGGTCGATCAGCTGCCCGACAGTGGTCGGGGCGTTGCCCCTCCCGGGGAGGGTGACCGACGAGGCGAGTGACGTCTCGATCTCGCGGGCGCGTTGGCGGGCCTCGGCCTCGGTCGAGAAGCGGAGGAAGATCCGCTTGCCGTTGGGGTCCTTGGCGATTACCCGGTAGGTGGGCCTGGACTCGGACGGTGCGTAGACGCGGGTCCCGTACTCGAACGAGGCGATCGGCTTGCTGTAGATCCGGCGCGGCATGAGGCTTCCTCTCCGCGGGCACTAGGCCCTGATGGGGTGAGGAAGCTCTCGTGCGTCGGCTCGCCGACGCCCTGCGGGCTTCGAGCAGGAATGTGTCCCGATTGTGTCCCTCAGCGGCCTGGGGGTCAACGGCCCGTGCTTCGGCAGGCGGGCTGACCAGGGAGTTTGTCGCCGCGGCATGGCGCGGATTCCGCTCAGATCACCACCCTCTCAAGGTGGCGGCACGGGTTCGAATCCCGTTGGGGGTGCTCAGCACCAAGCCCCTGGAAGGAGGCAGAAACGCCCTCCGACCAGGGGCTTTGTCGTTTCCGGGCTCCGCCGCCGCCGTCCATCCCGTGTCGGTCCGTTGCGTCCCGATCGGTCCCGTGGCGAGCCGTTTGTGCCCGATTTGTGCCCGTCTGACGGACTCGGCCGAAGAAATCTCGATGGACCGTGGATCGCAGCAGCAGGTCGCGCGATCGTGGGAACGCATGTACCCAAGTGACGGAGCCCGTTCGGCTGGCGAGGACCCCACGATCGACTACATCGTCCTGGCCTACGCCGGGCTTGGACGGCGTCTCCCGAGCCCAGCTGATGGGCCAGGCGTTCCGCGATCTCTCCCTCGAAGAGAAGGAGCTGGCGATGCGCCGTCTGGGTCAGGCCGGCTTGCTGGAGTGGGACGGCGAACGGGTCTGGCGCACACCTGCCGGCCACCGGGCCATCGAGCGCGTGGCTGCCCTGGGGCAGAGCCGCGGCTGGAGCGGCTATGGCGGTTGGGTGAGCCAGGTCCTGTACGACCGCACAACGCCGTAGGGGCCACGGCTCACGAACTCCCGGTTCGAGCGCAGTGCCGAGAGCCTTGCGAGAACCTCGTTCCGTCGCATGCCGTAGGTTGCGTTCGATCACGGAAGGAGCAAGGGACGATGATCGAGATGACAGCGGCAGCGGCAGGCCGTCCCCGGGTCGCCCTCGCTTCTGCGGATCGCGCCAGGTGGCTGCTTGTCCTTGGTGCTGCGGCTGTCCTCGGCGCCATCGGACTTCGAGTCGGTGGTCTGCCGAAGTTCGACCCAGGTGGACCGCTCCACAGCGCCGGCATCCCTTGTCCGTTCTGTGGCGGCACGCGAGGGACCCTCGCGTTGGCCAACGGTGATGTCGGGGTGGCGTGGTCGTGGAACCCGGTGGTGCCGCTGCTCGCCATCCTGGTTGTGGCGGTGATCGTTCGCGCCGTCGTGGGTCGGCTGACGGGTCGATGGGTGGAGGTCTTCGTCCCGCGGAAGTTCGTGCTGGGTGCTGCGATGGTCGGGTTGGTCGCTCTGCAGGTGAACCAGTCGCTTCAAGCGGAGCGGCTTCTCGGCGCCAGCGCGTAGGCGTGCCGACTTCTCATAACGGATCGGCGATAATACAATCCCTCGCCGATGCAACTAACTGCCCGCAAGCTCTGGCATGCCCGCGCTGAGCGGCCCTCGATCTGCGAGTGCGAAGCGTGAGTGCGCGCCGGCGCCTGGTCGTCGCCGCGGGGGCCGCCCTCGTGGTCGATGCGGCCTCGAAGATGTGGGCTGCTGCCGCGCTGGCTGTGCCGGTTGAGATCGGGGGATCGCTCTCGCTCCAGCTGTCGCGAAACCCGGGGGTCGCGTTCGGCCTCGGTCAGTCGGCACCGACCGGTCTGCTCCTCGTGCTCACCGGGGCGCTCTGCGTCGGCCTGGCCCGGGCTGGTTGGACGGGTCGCCTGCAGCCACCGCTTGCAGTTGGGCTTGTGCTCGGAGGGGCGGTCGGCAACCTGCTCGATCGGATGGTGGGTGGCTCGGTTGTCGACATGGTGCATCTGACGTGGTGGCCGACCTTCAACCTTGCTGACGTCGCGATATGCACAGGAGCGGCGCTCATCGTGTTCGACGGTGCTCGCCAAGAGCTGCGGGGACGCGGCACCGAACCGATCGGCGTGTCCCAGGCCGAGACCTCGGAGCGGTGAGCCGGCGCAGGTCGC harbors:
- a CDS encoding TIGR02391 family protein, yielding MAEDNPLRSPLPADALVVIDFVHAFLRDKGRWPIGDYVAGSLGRRIDLDELVRSLPMLGTARYGPILQSGGGFVDLAEPLKVTIAGLAQIPGASGTVASVLGLIVDLAERYVALPPDPNRPVEMHQSWSDLSEVVHKRTGGDSKLDVDIALAVFACEPPGWGSYRLGDKPADITWEVSRSLAWYAGLKSVEDYLDLITRRLGWAPGTALRAPAVGPSSSATPPLGIDPGVWREVGPAVTGERWGEVIRSAGLYLEEVVRAASGLPTTLNPKDLMGRAFGSNGSLQLGNPDHANEAIGWRELAQGFIAAVRNPGTHVAAGGIVERANGAMAIVSMLVSEIRKLRPDIFDDDGILRGETSRS
- a CDS encoding XRE family transcriptional regulator, which translates into the protein MGETVEVPTQTAPINPSVLQWAIDEAGESITGLAERLKVPTERVESWVSGDARPSVPQLRRIAKILKRPSALFYLAEPPARAALPTRLRHAPGGRDLTPTEIGEIRWARRLQEAASWLIDHNPDEQPEPLPAAQMEVSPEAAAAVVRDFVGVSVEEQLAWPDPGTAYREWRRALTERGVLVFQFELGRGGLRGFSTFDTRAPMLAVNSAYRPEVRIYSMMHELGHLVLGEESACVSFVNPRMPNAPAVERWCERFAAAFLLPAEAFKSMAAALGLGLDTDERDAFSLISRIARRFKVSLRAAAIRAEETGVRPRLFGVVEQLAGPTLDLPPEPTKKAGGGVPAAEKRVRFFGRRVPDLFISGVDQGLITQREAGGYLHLAPAGFTDLEHMIRSGSDKVAR
- a CDS encoding DUF4411 family protein gives rise to the protein MKVHVLDSSTIVNLKSEIPVGKQWEFFKRLEAKVDAGEVAIAKSVIREVSDVQHPDMPGAWARGMQDRMQHPLEPDPASVAAVMAKAPEVVDQSSDREEADPEVIGLALDMIAAGHDVVVVTDDAVDRMPIKIAMTTACGRCGVQCMSTTEFLDLMAAPEDGLDDPRDNEGLEDDAGL
- the xerC gene encoding tyrosine recombinase XerC; this translates as MPRRIYSKPIASFEYGTRVYAPSESRPTYRVIAKDPNGKRIFLRFSTEAEARQRAREIETSLASSVTLPGRGNAPTTVGQLIDRYLASLGSRSTRYAERQEYLLRCWVRPVLDDHPLRAWTPADSDQVLDQARASLAPATVQNLGAAMRALVTFAFKNRWLPREADPMWKVQYTPKPEHQGEATGFIPRDDLPTDEQCAALFAALAEQGHPDWALAMRLKHRSGLRWGELIALRPCDLTFSPKRSIAVVRAVEQSRKGFAIKTTKNRQRRQTIFPASLCDDLAAWCAERPSDALLFIGTDGGFANRRTVQRFWARAAKAAGWPMQGPMSAIWHPHDMRHVAACWMLYDVGLEAPAVSAMLGHANTAFTLSRYVSVRGDLAATATAATEVW
- a CDS encoding DUF2752 domain-containing protein; protein product: MTAAAAGRPRVALASADRARWLLVLGAAAVLGAIGLRVGGLPKFDPGGPLHSAGIPCPFCGGTRGTLALANGDVGVAWSWNPVVPLLAILVVAVIVRAVVGRLTGRWVEVFVPRKFVLGAAMVGLVALQVNQSLQAERLLGASA
- the lspA gene encoding signal peptidase II; protein product: MSARRRLVVAAGAALVVDAASKMWAAAALAVPVEIGGSLSLQLSRNPGVAFGLGQSAPTGLLLVLTGALCVGLARAGWTGRLQPPLAVGLVLGGAVGNLLDRMVGGSVVDMVHLTWWPTFNLADVAICTGAALIVFDGARQELRGRGTEPIGVSQAETSER